One region of Chrysemys picta bellii isolate R12L10 chromosome 21, ASM1138683v2, whole genome shotgun sequence genomic DNA includes:
- the ZNF362 gene encoding zinc finger protein 362 isoform X6 has protein sequence MDRCQGKHRQYIQRMAEPRFNNPYFWPPPPTMPSQVRPPPYPAAREARRGSFLQSWVRSGCRAARSQLDNLVLINKIKEQLMAEKIRPPHLPPTSVSSQQPLLVPPSPAESSQSIMSLPKLQQVPGLHPQAVPQPDVALHARPATSTVTGLGLASRAPAVSTSESSTGTSTPSTPTSTSQSRLIASSPTLISGITSPPLLDSIKTIQGHSLLGAPKSERGRKKIKAENPSGPPVLVVPYPILASGETAKEGKTYRCKVCPLTFFTKSEMQIHSKSHTEAKPHKCPHCSKSFANASYLAQHLRIHLGVKPYHCSYCEKSFRQLSHLQQHTRIHTGDRPYKCPHPGCEKAFTQLSNLQSHQRQHNKDKPYKCPNCYRAYSDSASLQIHLSAHAIKHAKAYCCSMCGRAYTSETYLMKHMSKHTVVEHLVSQHSPQRTESPGIPVRISLI, from the exons GATGGCGGAGCCTCGCTTTAACAACCCCTACTTCTGGCCGCCCCCTCCCACCATGCCCAGCCAGGTAAGACCCCCTCCCTACCCTGCAGCCAGAGAAGCGAGGAGGGGCAGCTTTTTGCAGTCGTGGGTGAGATCCGGCTGCAGAGCAGCGCGATCCCAG CTGGACAACTTGGTTCTGATCAATAAAATCAAGGAGCAGCTGATGGCAGAGAAGATCCGgccccctcacctgccccccacctcggtgtcctcccagcagcccctgctggtGCCCCCCTCGCCTGCAGAGAGCAGCCAGTCCATCATGTCCCTCCCCAAACTGCAGCAGGTCCCAGGGCTGCACCCACAGGCCGTCCCCCAGCCTGACGTGGCCCTGCATGCCCGGCCGGCCACCAGCACGGTCACAG GTCTGGGGCTGGCCTCCCGTGCCCCCGCAGTCAGCACCTCGGAATCCAGCACTGGCACcagcaccccctccacccccacctccaccagtCAGAGCAGACTCATCGCCTCCTCGCCCACCCTCATCTCAGGGATCACCAGCCCCCCGCTCCTGGACTCCATCAAGACAATCCAGGGCCACAGCCTGCTGGGGGCGCCCAAGTCAGAGCGAGGGAGGAAGAAGATCAAGGCGGAGAACCCGTCGGGGCCGCCCGTCCTCGTGGTGCCCTACCCCATCCTGGCCTCGGGCGAGACGGCTAAAGAGGGCAAAACCTACAG GTGTAAAGTCTGCCCCCTGACCTTCTTCACCAAGTCGGAGATGCAGATCCACTCCAAGTCGCACACAGAGGCCAAACCCCACAAGTGCCCGCACTGCTCCAAATCCTTCGCCAACGCCTCCTACTTGGCCCAGCACCTGCGCATCCACCTGGGCGTGAAGCCGTATCACTGCTCCTACTGTGAGAAATCCTTCCGCCAGCTCTCCCATCTCCAGCAGCACACCag AATTCACACTGGCGACAGACCCTACAAGTGCCCACACCCTGGCTGTGAAAAGGCTTTCACGCAGCTCTCCAACCTCCAG TCACACCAGCGACAGCACAACAAGGATAAGCCCTACAAGTGTCCGAACTGCTACCGGGCGTACTCGGACTCGGCATCGCTGCAGATCCACCTCTCTGCACACGCCATCAAACACGCCAAGGCCTACTGCTGCAGCATGTGTGGGCGGGCCTACACCTCG gagACGTATTTGATGAAGCACATGTCCAAACACACCGTGGTGGAACACCTAGTGAGCCAGCACTCGCCTCAAAGGACGGAGTCCCCCGGCATCCCAGTGCGGATCTCACTCATCTAA
- the ZNF362 gene encoding zinc finger protein 362 isoform X5 — MLLYEQHLARNICALLALEMDRCQGKHRQYIQRMAEPRFNNPYFWPPPPTMPSQVRPPPYPAAREARRGSFLQSWVRSGCRAARSQLDNLVLINKIKEQLMAEKIRPPHLPPTSVSSQQPLLVPPSPAESSQSIMSLPKLQQVPGLHPQAVPQPDVALHARPATSTVTGLGLASRAPAVSTSESSTGTSTPSTPTSTSQSRLIASSPTLISGITSPPLLDSIKTIQGHSLLGAPKSERGRKKIKAENPSGPPVLVVPYPILASGETAKEGKTYRCKVCPLTFFTKSEMQIHSKSHTEAKPHKCPHCSKSFANASYLAQHLRIHLGVKPYHCSYCEKSFRQLSHLQQHTRIHTGDRPYKCPHPGCEKAFTQLSNLQSHQRQHNKDKPYKCPNCYRAYSDSASLQIHLSAHAIKHAKAYCCSMCGRAYTSETYLMKHMSKHTVVEHLVSQHSPQRTESPGIPVRISLI; from the exons GATGGCGGAGCCTCGCTTTAACAACCCCTACTTCTGGCCGCCCCCTCCCACCATGCCCAGCCAGGTAAGACCCCCTCCCTACCCTGCAGCCAGAGAAGCGAGGAGGGGCAGCTTTTTGCAGTCGTGGGTGAGATCCGGCTGCAGAGCAGCGCGATCCCAG CTGGACAACTTGGTTCTGATCAATAAAATCAAGGAGCAGCTGATGGCAGAGAAGATCCGgccccctcacctgccccccacctcggtgtcctcccagcagcccctgctggtGCCCCCCTCGCCTGCAGAGAGCAGCCAGTCCATCATGTCCCTCCCCAAACTGCAGCAGGTCCCAGGGCTGCACCCACAGGCCGTCCCCCAGCCTGACGTGGCCCTGCATGCCCGGCCGGCCACCAGCACGGTCACAG GTCTGGGGCTGGCCTCCCGTGCCCCCGCAGTCAGCACCTCGGAATCCAGCACTGGCACcagcaccccctccacccccacctccaccagtCAGAGCAGACTCATCGCCTCCTCGCCCACCCTCATCTCAGGGATCACCAGCCCCCCGCTCCTGGACTCCATCAAGACAATCCAGGGCCACAGCCTGCTGGGGGCGCCCAAGTCAGAGCGAGGGAGGAAGAAGATCAAGGCGGAGAACCCGTCGGGGCCGCCCGTCCTCGTGGTGCCCTACCCCATCCTGGCCTCGGGCGAGACGGCTAAAGAGGGCAAAACCTACAG GTGTAAAGTCTGCCCCCTGACCTTCTTCACCAAGTCGGAGATGCAGATCCACTCCAAGTCGCACACAGAGGCCAAACCCCACAAGTGCCCGCACTGCTCCAAATCCTTCGCCAACGCCTCCTACTTGGCCCAGCACCTGCGCATCCACCTGGGCGTGAAGCCGTATCACTGCTCCTACTGTGAGAAATCCTTCCGCCAGCTCTCCCATCTCCAGCAGCACACCag AATTCACACTGGCGACAGACCCTACAAGTGCCCACACCCTGGCTGTGAAAAGGCTTTCACGCAGCTCTCCAACCTCCAG TCACACCAGCGACAGCACAACAAGGATAAGCCCTACAAGTGTCCGAACTGCTACCGGGCGTACTCGGACTCGGCATCGCTGCAGATCCACCTCTCTGCACACGCCATCAAACACGCCAAGGCCTACTGCTGCAGCATGTGTGGGCGGGCCTACACCTCG gagACGTATTTGATGAAGCACATGTCCAAACACACCGTGGTGGAACACCTAGTGAGCCAGCACTCGCCTCAAAGGACGGAGTCCCCCGGCATCCCAGTGCGGATCTCACTCATCTAA
- the ZNF362 gene encoding zinc finger protein 362 isoform X4, with product MRHSHGCVSLEAVSVAPEQHLARNICALLALEMDRCQGKHRQYIQRMAEPRFNNPYFWPPPPTMPSQVRPPPYPAAREARRGSFLQSWVRSGCRAARSQLDNLVLINKIKEQLMAEKIRPPHLPPTSVSSQQPLLVPPSPAESSQSIMSLPKLQQVPGLHPQAVPQPDVALHARPATSTVTGLGLASRAPAVSTSESSTGTSTPSTPTSTSQSRLIASSPTLISGITSPPLLDSIKTIQGHSLLGAPKSERGRKKIKAENPSGPPVLVVPYPILASGETAKEGKTYRCKVCPLTFFTKSEMQIHSKSHTEAKPHKCPHCSKSFANASYLAQHLRIHLGVKPYHCSYCEKSFRQLSHLQQHTRIHTGDRPYKCPHPGCEKAFTQLSNLQSHQRQHNKDKPYKCPNCYRAYSDSASLQIHLSAHAIKHAKAYCCSMCGRAYTSETYLMKHMSKHTVVEHLVSQHSPQRTESPGIPVRISLI from the exons GATGGCGGAGCCTCGCTTTAACAACCCCTACTTCTGGCCGCCCCCTCCCACCATGCCCAGCCAGGTAAGACCCCCTCCCTACCCTGCAGCCAGAGAAGCGAGGAGGGGCAGCTTTTTGCAGTCGTGGGTGAGATCCGGCTGCAGAGCAGCGCGATCCCAG CTGGACAACTTGGTTCTGATCAATAAAATCAAGGAGCAGCTGATGGCAGAGAAGATCCGgccccctcacctgccccccacctcggtgtcctcccagcagcccctgctggtGCCCCCCTCGCCTGCAGAGAGCAGCCAGTCCATCATGTCCCTCCCCAAACTGCAGCAGGTCCCAGGGCTGCACCCACAGGCCGTCCCCCAGCCTGACGTGGCCCTGCATGCCCGGCCGGCCACCAGCACGGTCACAG GTCTGGGGCTGGCCTCCCGTGCCCCCGCAGTCAGCACCTCGGAATCCAGCACTGGCACcagcaccccctccacccccacctccaccagtCAGAGCAGACTCATCGCCTCCTCGCCCACCCTCATCTCAGGGATCACCAGCCCCCCGCTCCTGGACTCCATCAAGACAATCCAGGGCCACAGCCTGCTGGGGGCGCCCAAGTCAGAGCGAGGGAGGAAGAAGATCAAGGCGGAGAACCCGTCGGGGCCGCCCGTCCTCGTGGTGCCCTACCCCATCCTGGCCTCGGGCGAGACGGCTAAAGAGGGCAAAACCTACAG GTGTAAAGTCTGCCCCCTGACCTTCTTCACCAAGTCGGAGATGCAGATCCACTCCAAGTCGCACACAGAGGCCAAACCCCACAAGTGCCCGCACTGCTCCAAATCCTTCGCCAACGCCTCCTACTTGGCCCAGCACCTGCGCATCCACCTGGGCGTGAAGCCGTATCACTGCTCCTACTGTGAGAAATCCTTCCGCCAGCTCTCCCATCTCCAGCAGCACACCag AATTCACACTGGCGACAGACCCTACAAGTGCCCACACCCTGGCTGTGAAAAGGCTTTCACGCAGCTCTCCAACCTCCAG TCACACCAGCGACAGCACAACAAGGATAAGCCCTACAAGTGTCCGAACTGCTACCGGGCGTACTCGGACTCGGCATCGCTGCAGATCCACCTCTCTGCACACGCCATCAAACACGCCAAGGCCTACTGCTGCAGCATGTGTGGGCGGGCCTACACCTCG gagACGTATTTGATGAAGCACATGTCCAAACACACCGTGGTGGAACACCTAGTGAGCCAGCACTCGCCTCAAAGGACGGAGTCCCCCGGCATCCCAGTGCGGATCTCACTCATCTAA
- the ZNF362 gene encoding zinc finger protein 362 isoform X7 → MAEPRFNNPYFWPPPPTMPSQVRPPPYPAAREARRGSFLQSWVRSGCRAARSQLDNLVLINKIKEQLMAEKIRPPHLPPTSVSSQQPLLVPPSPAESSQSIMSLPKLQQVPGLHPQAVPQPDVALHARPATSTVTGLGLASRAPAVSTSESSTGTSTPSTPTSTSQSRLIASSPTLISGITSPPLLDSIKTIQGHSLLGAPKSERGRKKIKAENPSGPPVLVVPYPILASGETAKEGKTYRCKVCPLTFFTKSEMQIHSKSHTEAKPHKCPHCSKSFANASYLAQHLRIHLGVKPYHCSYCEKSFRQLSHLQQHTRIHTGDRPYKCPHPGCEKAFTQLSNLQSHQRQHNKDKPYKCPNCYRAYSDSASLQIHLSAHAIKHAKAYCCSMCGRAYTSETYLMKHMSKHTVVEHLVSQHSPQRTESPGIPVRISLI, encoded by the exons ATGGCGGAGCCTCGCTTTAACAACCCCTACTTCTGGCCGCCCCCTCCCACCATGCCCAGCCAGGTAAGACCCCCTCCCTACCCTGCAGCCAGAGAAGCGAGGAGGGGCAGCTTTTTGCAGTCGTGGGTGAGATCCGGCTGCAGAGCAGCGCGATCCCAG CTGGACAACTTGGTTCTGATCAATAAAATCAAGGAGCAGCTGATGGCAGAGAAGATCCGgccccctcacctgccccccacctcggtgtcctcccagcagcccctgctggtGCCCCCCTCGCCTGCAGAGAGCAGCCAGTCCATCATGTCCCTCCCCAAACTGCAGCAGGTCCCAGGGCTGCACCCACAGGCCGTCCCCCAGCCTGACGTGGCCCTGCATGCCCGGCCGGCCACCAGCACGGTCACAG GTCTGGGGCTGGCCTCCCGTGCCCCCGCAGTCAGCACCTCGGAATCCAGCACTGGCACcagcaccccctccacccccacctccaccagtCAGAGCAGACTCATCGCCTCCTCGCCCACCCTCATCTCAGGGATCACCAGCCCCCCGCTCCTGGACTCCATCAAGACAATCCAGGGCCACAGCCTGCTGGGGGCGCCCAAGTCAGAGCGAGGGAGGAAGAAGATCAAGGCGGAGAACCCGTCGGGGCCGCCCGTCCTCGTGGTGCCCTACCCCATCCTGGCCTCGGGCGAGACGGCTAAAGAGGGCAAAACCTACAG GTGTAAAGTCTGCCCCCTGACCTTCTTCACCAAGTCGGAGATGCAGATCCACTCCAAGTCGCACACAGAGGCCAAACCCCACAAGTGCCCGCACTGCTCCAAATCCTTCGCCAACGCCTCCTACTTGGCCCAGCACCTGCGCATCCACCTGGGCGTGAAGCCGTATCACTGCTCCTACTGTGAGAAATCCTTCCGCCAGCTCTCCCATCTCCAGCAGCACACCag AATTCACACTGGCGACAGACCCTACAAGTGCCCACACCCTGGCTGTGAAAAGGCTTTCACGCAGCTCTCCAACCTCCAG TCACACCAGCGACAGCACAACAAGGATAAGCCCTACAAGTGTCCGAACTGCTACCGGGCGTACTCGGACTCGGCATCGCTGCAGATCCACCTCTCTGCACACGCCATCAAACACGCCAAGGCCTACTGCTGCAGCATGTGTGGGCGGGCCTACACCTCG gagACGTATTTGATGAAGCACATGTCCAAACACACCGTGGTGGAACACCTAGTGAGCCAGCACTCGCCTCAAAGGACGGAGTCCCCCGGCATCCCAGTGCGGATCTCACTCATCTAA
- the ZNF362 gene encoding zinc finger protein 362 isoform X8, which translates to MAEPRFNNPYFWPPPPTMPSQLDNLVLINKIKEQLMAEKIRPPHLPPTSVSSQQPLLVPPSPAESSQSIMSLPKLQQVPGLHPQAVPQPDVALHARPATSTVTGLGLASRAPAVSTSESSTGTSTPSTPTSTSQSRLIASSPTLISGITSPPLLDSIKTIQGHSLLGAPKSERGRKKIKAENPSGPPVLVVPYPILASGETAKEGKTYRCKVCPLTFFTKSEMQIHSKSHTEAKPHKCPHCSKSFANASYLAQHLRIHLGVKPYHCSYCEKSFRQLSHLQQHTRIHTGDRPYKCPHPGCEKAFTQLSNLQSHQRQHNKDKPYKCPNCYRAYSDSASLQIHLSAHAIKHAKAYCCSMCGRAYTSETYLMKHMSKHTVVEHLVSQHSPQRTESPGIPVRISLI; encoded by the exons ATGGCGGAGCCTCGCTTTAACAACCCCTACTTCTGGCCGCCCCCTCCCACCATGCCCAGCCAG CTGGACAACTTGGTTCTGATCAATAAAATCAAGGAGCAGCTGATGGCAGAGAAGATCCGgccccctcacctgccccccacctcggtgtcctcccagcagcccctgctggtGCCCCCCTCGCCTGCAGAGAGCAGCCAGTCCATCATGTCCCTCCCCAAACTGCAGCAGGTCCCAGGGCTGCACCCACAGGCCGTCCCCCAGCCTGACGTGGCCCTGCATGCCCGGCCGGCCACCAGCACGGTCACAG GTCTGGGGCTGGCCTCCCGTGCCCCCGCAGTCAGCACCTCGGAATCCAGCACTGGCACcagcaccccctccacccccacctccaccagtCAGAGCAGACTCATCGCCTCCTCGCCCACCCTCATCTCAGGGATCACCAGCCCCCCGCTCCTGGACTCCATCAAGACAATCCAGGGCCACAGCCTGCTGGGGGCGCCCAAGTCAGAGCGAGGGAGGAAGAAGATCAAGGCGGAGAACCCGTCGGGGCCGCCCGTCCTCGTGGTGCCCTACCCCATCCTGGCCTCGGGCGAGACGGCTAAAGAGGGCAAAACCTACAG GTGTAAAGTCTGCCCCCTGACCTTCTTCACCAAGTCGGAGATGCAGATCCACTCCAAGTCGCACACAGAGGCCAAACCCCACAAGTGCCCGCACTGCTCCAAATCCTTCGCCAACGCCTCCTACTTGGCCCAGCACCTGCGCATCCACCTGGGCGTGAAGCCGTATCACTGCTCCTACTGTGAGAAATCCTTCCGCCAGCTCTCCCATCTCCAGCAGCACACCag AATTCACACTGGCGACAGACCCTACAAGTGCCCACACCCTGGCTGTGAAAAGGCTTTCACGCAGCTCTCCAACCTCCAG TCACACCAGCGACAGCACAACAAGGATAAGCCCTACAAGTGTCCGAACTGCTACCGGGCGTACTCGGACTCGGCATCGCTGCAGATCCACCTCTCTGCACACGCCATCAAACACGCCAAGGCCTACTGCTGCAGCATGTGTGGGCGGGCCTACACCTCG gagACGTATTTGATGAAGCACATGTCCAAACACACCGTGGTGGAACACCTAGTGAGCCAGCACTCGCCTCAAAGGACGGAGTCCCCCGGCATCCCAGTGCGGATCTCACTCATCTAA
- the ZNF362 gene encoding zinc finger protein 362 isoform X3 produces MSICQKNKTKSKKPAVKANQEQHLARNICALLALEMDRCQGKHRQYIQRMAEPRFNNPYFWPPPPTMPSQVRPPPYPAAREARRGSFLQSWVRSGCRAARSQLDNLVLINKIKEQLMAEKIRPPHLPPTSVSSQQPLLVPPSPAESSQSIMSLPKLQQVPGLHPQAVPQPDVALHARPATSTVTGLGLASRAPAVSTSESSTGTSTPSTPTSTSQSRLIASSPTLISGITSPPLLDSIKTIQGHSLLGAPKSERGRKKIKAENPSGPPVLVVPYPILASGETAKEGKTYRCKVCPLTFFTKSEMQIHSKSHTEAKPHKCPHCSKSFANASYLAQHLRIHLGVKPYHCSYCEKSFRQLSHLQQHTRIHTGDRPYKCPHPGCEKAFTQLSNLQSHQRQHNKDKPYKCPNCYRAYSDSASLQIHLSAHAIKHAKAYCCSMCGRAYTSETYLMKHMSKHTVVEHLVSQHSPQRTESPGIPVRISLI; encoded by the exons GATGGCGGAGCCTCGCTTTAACAACCCCTACTTCTGGCCGCCCCCTCCCACCATGCCCAGCCAGGTAAGACCCCCTCCCTACCCTGCAGCCAGAGAAGCGAGGAGGGGCAGCTTTTTGCAGTCGTGGGTGAGATCCGGCTGCAGAGCAGCGCGATCCCAG CTGGACAACTTGGTTCTGATCAATAAAATCAAGGAGCAGCTGATGGCAGAGAAGATCCGgccccctcacctgccccccacctcggtgtcctcccagcagcccctgctggtGCCCCCCTCGCCTGCAGAGAGCAGCCAGTCCATCATGTCCCTCCCCAAACTGCAGCAGGTCCCAGGGCTGCACCCACAGGCCGTCCCCCAGCCTGACGTGGCCCTGCATGCCCGGCCGGCCACCAGCACGGTCACAG GTCTGGGGCTGGCCTCCCGTGCCCCCGCAGTCAGCACCTCGGAATCCAGCACTGGCACcagcaccccctccacccccacctccaccagtCAGAGCAGACTCATCGCCTCCTCGCCCACCCTCATCTCAGGGATCACCAGCCCCCCGCTCCTGGACTCCATCAAGACAATCCAGGGCCACAGCCTGCTGGGGGCGCCCAAGTCAGAGCGAGGGAGGAAGAAGATCAAGGCGGAGAACCCGTCGGGGCCGCCCGTCCTCGTGGTGCCCTACCCCATCCTGGCCTCGGGCGAGACGGCTAAAGAGGGCAAAACCTACAG GTGTAAAGTCTGCCCCCTGACCTTCTTCACCAAGTCGGAGATGCAGATCCACTCCAAGTCGCACACAGAGGCCAAACCCCACAAGTGCCCGCACTGCTCCAAATCCTTCGCCAACGCCTCCTACTTGGCCCAGCACCTGCGCATCCACCTGGGCGTGAAGCCGTATCACTGCTCCTACTGTGAGAAATCCTTCCGCCAGCTCTCCCATCTCCAGCAGCACACCag AATTCACACTGGCGACAGACCCTACAAGTGCCCACACCCTGGCTGTGAAAAGGCTTTCACGCAGCTCTCCAACCTCCAG TCACACCAGCGACAGCACAACAAGGATAAGCCCTACAAGTGTCCGAACTGCTACCGGGCGTACTCGGACTCGGCATCGCTGCAGATCCACCTCTCTGCACACGCCATCAAACACGCCAAGGCCTACTGCTGCAGCATGTGTGGGCGGGCCTACACCTCG gagACGTATTTGATGAAGCACATGTCCAAACACACCGTGGTGGAACACCTAGTGAGCCAGCACTCGCCTCAAAGGACGGAGTCCCCCGGCATCCCAGTGCGGATCTCACTCATCTAA